Proteins from a genomic interval of Rhodococcus rhodochrous:
- a CDS encoding PIG-L deacetylase family protein, whose amino-acid sequence MSVLLCFHAHPDDEVFLTGGVMRRAADAGHRVVLVVATDGARGEYPDGLLAPGESLAARRTKELEESARALGAARVVPFGYGDSGMAGTAGNHDPSSFANADPSEVGARLAAVIEQERADVVTIYDAHGGYGHPDHVQVHRAGVHAERITGHDAVYEASTNRDHLMRLLSALPDTPDDVRPPDLETFGLPESELTTAVDVSTTLGAKRAAMVGYESQIGDFGPMLNMPEEHLRAAFGVEWFRRRSLPPGLQETELPL is encoded by the coding sequence ATGAGCGTTCTGCTGTGCTTCCACGCACACCCCGACGACGAGGTGTTCCTCACCGGTGGCGTGATGCGCCGGGCCGCCGACGCCGGGCATCGCGTCGTGCTCGTCGTCGCCACCGACGGTGCCCGCGGCGAGTATCCCGATGGGCTGCTCGCGCCCGGCGAATCCCTCGCCGCCCGCCGCACGAAGGAACTCGAGGAATCGGCCCGGGCGCTGGGTGCGGCGCGGGTGGTGCCCTTCGGATACGGCGATTCGGGGATGGCCGGCACCGCCGGCAACCACGACCCGAGTTCGTTCGCCAACGCCGATCCGAGCGAGGTGGGAGCCAGGCTGGCCGCCGTGATCGAGCAGGAACGCGCCGATGTCGTCACGATCTACGACGCGCACGGCGGCTACGGCCATCCCGATCACGTCCAGGTCCACCGTGCCGGGGTCCATGCCGAACGGATCACCGGACACGACGCCGTCTACGAGGCATCCACGAACCGGGACCATCTGATGCGGCTGCTCTCGGCGCTGCCGGACACCCCCGACGACGTGCGCCCACCGGACCTCGAGACCTTCGGCCTACCGGAATCGGAACTGACCACCGCCGTGGACGTGTCGACGACGCTGGGCGCCAAACGCGCGGCGATGGTGGGCTACGAGTCGCAGATCGGCGACTTCGGGCCGATGCTGAACATGCCCGAGGAACACCTGCGGGCGGCCTTCGGTGTCGAATGGTTCCGGCGCCGTAGCCTTCCGCCCGGGTTGCAGGAGACCGAGCTCCCGCTCTGA
- a CDS encoding maleylpyruvate isomerase family mycothiol-dependent enzyme has product MLNYARYCGEIVEQTELLVDSLAGQDMTTPVPSCPGWNVGQLARHIGYGHRWATEAVRGEGAMPRTDRAMRELSDYVDEDPDELIPWLREGAREFEAALREVGPNMRVWTPIPGGKKTPEFFARRFAHETMVHRADAALALGADFEPAHDLAVDCVDEWLDLAVVTWPRLDVERHRALHGPDRTLHFHATDTSAEWVVDLTGEDFAWRHAHEKSAVAVRGPLTELLLVLYRRRAVDTADVEVFGDTGFLASWLDVSPFG; this is encoded by the coding sequence ATGCTGAACTACGCGCGTTACTGCGGAGAGATCGTCGAACAGACGGAACTGCTGGTGGACTCACTGGCCGGACAGGACATGACCACACCGGTGCCGTCGTGCCCGGGATGGAACGTCGGTCAGCTCGCCCGGCACATCGGCTACGGCCATCGTTGGGCGACCGAGGCGGTCCGCGGTGAAGGGGCGATGCCGCGCACCGACCGGGCGATGCGGGAGTTGTCGGACTACGTCGACGAGGATCCGGACGAGCTTATTCCGTGGTTACGGGAAGGAGCGCGCGAATTCGAGGCCGCGCTGCGGGAGGTCGGTCCGAACATGCGGGTGTGGACACCGATCCCGGGCGGCAAGAAGACCCCGGAGTTCTTCGCCAGGCGCTTCGCCCACGAGACCATGGTGCATCGCGCCGACGCCGCGCTCGCATTGGGAGCGGATTTCGAGCCGGCTCACGATCTCGCCGTGGACTGCGTGGACGAATGGCTCGACCTGGCGGTGGTCACCTGGCCACGACTCGATGTCGAACGGCACCGCGCGTTGCACGGACCCGATCGGACGCTGCACTTCCACGCGACGGACACGTCGGCGGAGTGGGTGGTGGACCTGACCGGCGAGGACTTCGCGTGGCGGCATGCCCACGAGAAGAGTGCCGTGGCGGTACGCGGACCGCTGACGGAACTGCTGTTGGTGCTCTATCGTCGGCGCGCTGTGGACACAGCCGACGTGGAGGTCTTCGGCGACACCGGGTTCCTGGCGTCCTGGCTCGACGTCAGTCCCTTCGGCTAG
- a CDS encoding iron-containing alcohol dehydrogenase has protein sequence MRVGGGAVDEIGEVVAGLGLARPLVVTDKFLVGTGAVDRMVAQLEAAGLQPAVFAETVPDPTTASLEAGVAAVAEHDADCVIGFGGGSPMDTAKALGLLARQGGHMRDYKAPRDNIGPALPVIAVPTTAGSGSEATQFTVISDSETDEKMLCPGLAFLPVAAIVDYRLTLTMPPRLTADTGVDALTHAIEAYVSRKANPFSDSLALVAIGTIGQVLRRVYADGQDAEARERMMLAATQAGIAFSNSSVALVHGMSRPIGAHFHVAHGLSNAMLFPAVTEFSVDAAESRYADCARALGATSADASDATAAADLVVALKELCRDVEVPTPKSYGIDKQTWDERVPVMAEQALASGSPNNNPRIPTADEIRELYGRIYA, from the coding sequence ATGCGCGTCGGCGGGGGTGCCGTCGACGAGATCGGGGAGGTCGTCGCCGGACTCGGACTCGCCCGACCGCTGGTGGTGACCGACAAGTTCCTGGTCGGCACGGGCGCGGTGGATCGGATGGTCGCGCAGCTCGAGGCCGCCGGACTGCAGCCCGCTGTCTTCGCCGAGACCGTGCCCGACCCCACCACCGCCTCGCTCGAGGCGGGTGTCGCTGCGGTCGCCGAGCACGACGCCGACTGCGTGATCGGGTTCGGTGGGGGAAGCCCGATGGACACGGCCAAGGCACTCGGCCTGCTCGCCCGGCAGGGCGGCCACATGCGCGACTACAAGGCGCCGCGCGACAACATCGGTCCGGCGCTACCGGTGATCGCCGTGCCCACCACGGCGGGAAGCGGCTCGGAGGCAACCCAGTTCACGGTCATCAGCGACAGCGAGACCGACGAGAAGATGCTGTGCCCGGGTCTGGCCTTCCTGCCGGTCGCCGCGATCGTCGACTACCGGCTCACCCTGACGATGCCCCCGCGCCTGACTGCGGACACCGGCGTGGACGCGCTCACCCACGCCATCGAGGCCTATGTCAGCAGGAAGGCGAACCCGTTCTCCGACAGCCTCGCGCTGGTCGCGATCGGCACCATCGGACAGGTGCTGCGACGCGTCTACGCGGACGGGCAGGATGCCGAGGCGCGCGAGCGGATGATGCTGGCCGCCACGCAGGCGGGCATCGCGTTCTCCAACTCCAGCGTCGCGCTCGTGCACGGCATGAGCCGGCCGATCGGCGCGCACTTCCATGTTGCGCACGGCCTGTCGAACGCCATGCTGTTCCCGGCGGTCACCGAATTCTCCGTGGATGCCGCCGAGTCCCGTTATGCCGACTGCGCCCGCGCCCTCGGCGCGACTTCGGCGGATGCCTCGGATGCGACCGCCGCCGCCGACCTGGTCGTCGCGCTGAAGGAACTGTGCCGCGACGTGGAAGTGCCGACACCGAAGTCCTACGGCATCGACAAGCAGACCTGGGACGAGAGGGTCCCGGTCATGGCCGAGCAGGCGCTGGCGTCGGGATCCCCGAACAACAACCCGAGGATCCCGACGGCCGACGAGATCCGCGAACTCTACGGGCGGATCTACGCCTGA
- a CDS encoding ADP-ribosylglycohydrolase family protein codes for METTAAQNDRAAGVLLATAAGDALGAGYEFTYPTDATPIDMIGGGLGPFAPGEWTDDTSMALAIAEVSATGVDIGEGAGLDAVAAQFLRWYATNPKDIGNQTRAVLREAGPTAATMTARARSLPGRTGGNGSLMRTAPVGLAYLDDAERCLAAAHAISSLTHADEQASEACRLWSFAIRHAVLHGTFDGVRVALAHLPRPAAQRWTALLDEAETAPSPRVFDNNGWVVYALQAAWWAITHARTDGPGHLPEALELAVRAGNDTDTVAAIAGGLLGARWGASAVPERWRRMLHGWPGYRADDLERLGLLTARKGSGEGGVTRPSSGKAG; via the coding sequence ATGGAAACGACCGCAGCACAGAACGACCGGGCCGCCGGAGTCCTGCTCGCCACCGCAGCAGGAGACGCACTCGGGGCGGGATACGAATTCACCTATCCGACGGACGCCACGCCCATCGACATGATCGGCGGCGGACTCGGGCCGTTCGCGCCCGGTGAGTGGACCGACGACACCTCCATGGCCCTCGCCATCGCCGAGGTCTCGGCGACCGGCGTCGACATCGGTGAGGGCGCCGGACTCGACGCGGTCGCGGCGCAGTTCCTCCGCTGGTACGCCACGAACCCCAAGGACATCGGCAACCAGACGCGTGCCGTCCTGCGCGAGGCGGGTCCCACCGCCGCCACCATGACGGCGCGCGCCCGCAGCCTCCCGGGACGTACCGGCGGCAACGGATCGCTCATGCGCACCGCACCCGTCGGGCTCGCCTACCTCGACGACGCCGAGCGGTGCCTGGCCGCGGCACATGCGATCAGCAGCCTCACCCACGCGGACGAGCAGGCCTCCGAGGCATGCCGGCTGTGGTCGTTCGCAATCCGTCACGCCGTCCTCCACGGCACCTTCGACGGCGTGCGGGTCGCCTTGGCCCACCTGCCGCGACCCGCCGCACAGCGGTGGACGGCGCTGCTCGACGAGGCCGAGACCGCGCCGAGTCCGCGCGTGTTCGACAACAACGGCTGGGTCGTCTATGCCCTGCAGGCCGCGTGGTGGGCGATCACGCACGCCCGCACCGACGGCCCCGGACACCTGCCGGAGGCACTCGAACTCGCCGTGCGCGCCGGCAACGACACCGACACGGTCGCAGCCATCGCGGGCGGACTGCTCGGCGCCCGGTGGGGTGCGTCCGCGGTGCCCGAGCGGTGGCGTCGCATGCTGCACGGATGGCCCGGTTACCGTGCGGACGACCTCGAGCGGCTCGGGCTGCTCACCGCGCGGAAGGGCTCCGGGGAAGGTGGGGTGACACGGCCTTCCTCCGGGAAGGCGGGGTGA
- a CDS encoding pseudouridine-5'-phosphate glycosidase, which produces MSETIRVADYVREAIAAGRPVVALESTIFTHGLTRPRNIEVALDAEQRLRDSGVLPATIGVVDGTPTVGLSEQQIRMLGAEDVPVVKLGVRDLPVAAAKQLHGGTTVSATALLAHRAGIDVFATGGLGGVHRGASSTFDESADLVALATLPIVVVCGGVKSVLDIPATLERLETLGVIVVGYRTTRFPGFYVRDSGCDVDEVESAQQAAEVARARDGLGLRSAVLVGNPVAAEAQIDPELHDRVLTEAERAAAEAGTRGKAITPFLLDHMHRATEGRSLETNVAVYRGNVAVAAEIAHALAS; this is translated from the coding sequence ATGAGCGAAACGATCCGCGTCGCGGACTACGTGCGCGAGGCGATCGCGGCCGGGCGGCCGGTCGTGGCGCTCGAATCGACGATCTTCACGCACGGACTCACCCGGCCACGCAACATCGAGGTCGCGCTCGACGCCGAGCAACGTCTGCGCGATTCCGGGGTGCTGCCCGCGACCATCGGGGTCGTCGACGGGACACCCACGGTGGGTCTGTCGGAACAGCAGATCCGCATGCTCGGCGCGGAGGACGTCCCGGTCGTCAAGCTCGGTGTCCGCGACCTGCCGGTCGCAGCGGCCAAGCAGTTGCACGGCGGGACGACGGTGTCGGCGACGGCGCTGCTCGCGCATCGCGCCGGGATCGACGTGTTCGCCACGGGCGGGCTCGGCGGCGTGCACCGGGGAGCTTCGTCGACCTTCGACGAGAGCGCGGATCTCGTTGCGCTGGCGACACTTCCGATCGTGGTGGTGTGCGGCGGCGTCAAGTCCGTCCTCGACATCCCGGCGACGCTCGAACGGCTCGAGACGCTCGGGGTGATCGTGGTCGGCTACCGGACCACCCGCTTTCCCGGCTTCTACGTGCGCGACAGCGGCTGCGATGTCGACGAGGTGGAGTCGGCGCAGCAGGCCGCGGAGGTGGCCCGGGCTCGGGACGGGCTCGGTCTGCGGTCGGCGGTGCTCGTCGGGAACCCGGTGGCGGCCGAGGCGCAGATCGATCCGGAACTGCACGACCGCGTGCTCACCGAGGCCGAACGCGCAGCCGCCGAGGCCGGGACGCGCGGGAAGGCGATCACCCCGTTCCTGCTCGACCACATGCACCGGGCCACCGAGGGACGCTCGCTCGAGACGAATGTCGCGGTCTATCGCGGGAACGTCGCGGTCGCTGCGGAGATCGCGCACGCGCTGGCGTCCTGA
- a CDS encoding SRPBCC family protein has product MEQRIEVSRHIAAPPSAVWRVLTALDEAPVTLRGVKAVERLDGTGYEVGTRWRETRVMFGQSATEEMQVAEVDPERRTVVVAESRGARYRTVFDLTPSAGGTDLTVEFSGESGPLGAFAQLAMTLFAPLAKRATRKALEQDLADIAAAAEQTR; this is encoded by the coding sequence GTGGAACAACGCATCGAGGTCTCCCGCCACATCGCCGCACCACCGTCCGCGGTGTGGCGGGTGCTCACTGCACTGGACGAGGCACCTGTCACCCTGCGCGGGGTGAAGGCCGTGGAACGACTGGACGGCACCGGCTACGAGGTGGGGACGCGATGGCGGGAGACCCGGGTGATGTTCGGGCAGTCGGCGACCGAGGAGATGCAGGTCGCCGAGGTGGATCCGGAGCGGCGCACCGTCGTCGTCGCCGAATCCCGCGGCGCCCGTTACCGGACCGTCTTCGACCTGACCCCCTCGGCGGGCGGCACGGATCTGACCGTGGAGTTCTCCGGGGAGAGCGGACCGCTCGGGGCCTTCGCGCAGCTCGCGATGACCTTGTTCGCCCCGCTGGCGAAACGCGCGACCCGCAAGGCCCTCGAACAGGACCTCGCCGACATCGCCGCCGCGGCCGAGCAGACCCGATGA
- a CDS encoding NUDIX hydrolase, translating into MGTPTDSTGRSLTDYPRPSVAVDVAVLTVDEALKVLVVERPDGNFALPGTFLHPGERLAEAAERALRDKAGLTGVDFYQLAMLDDPERDDRGWVLSMAHGAAVPVAEIPAEAHLVPTTETSDLAFDHAEIVDLAVADLRRRYSAEVDPGNFLGEQFTVLDLRLLYETVYARSYPKDTFRRHLLHGLEPTGELRREGTGRPAEIYRRRSTPLPSSTAAFLLQ; encoded by the coding sequence ATGGGCACACCGACCGACTCGACCGGCAGGTCGCTCACCGATTACCCGCGCCCCTCGGTGGCCGTGGACGTCGCGGTCCTCACCGTCGACGAGGCACTGAAGGTGCTGGTCGTCGAACGTCCCGACGGCAACTTCGCCCTGCCGGGCACCTTCCTGCACCCCGGTGAGCGACTCGCCGAGGCCGCCGAACGCGCCCTGCGCGACAAGGCCGGGCTCACGGGCGTGGACTTCTACCAGCTGGCCATGCTCGACGATCCCGAGCGCGACGACCGCGGGTGGGTGCTGTCGATGGCCCACGGCGCCGCGGTGCCGGTCGCCGAGATCCCCGCCGAGGCGCATCTCGTGCCGACCACCGAGACCAGCGATCTCGCCTTCGACCATGCCGAGATCGTCGACCTGGCCGTCGCCGACCTGCGACGCCGGTACTCCGCCGAGGTCGACCCCGGCAACTTCCTCGGCGAGCAGTTCACCGTGCTCGACCTGCGACTTCTGTACGAAACCGTCTATGCCCGCAGCTATCCCAAGGACACATTCCGCAGGCATCTCCTGCACGGTCTCGAACCCACCGGCGAACTGCGGAGGGAGGGCACGGGCCGGCCCGCCGAGATCTACCGCCGACGCAGCACTCCCCTGCCGTCGTCCACCGCCGCCTTCCTCCTGCAGTGA
- a CDS encoding elongation factor G-like protein EF-G2 has translation MPDRSAARSRQAPTADSPDRIRNVALVGCSGSGKTTLTESLAVAAGAVGRAGRVAEGTTVSDYEEIEQRHRRSVQLSVVPLEWNDIKINLIDTPGHPDFDAEVRAGLHAADAAIFVVSATDPISAATRALWRECDDEAIPRAIVVNKLDVARHSFDDMLTDCHDAFGLGPDTLRAMFYPVYDGDRPIGSMGLLTGRSYGEPGPCPVSTEARESLVEAISGQDDTLMERFIAGEQLDTASLQEGLTREILACTLHPAVPADETGIGAVELLELITTGFPAPTQRGRGAPPCDPDGPLAAQVVRVAGDSYVGRISLVRVYSGTLRPDTIVALADGDRDSRERIPALTSPFGKQQRPVGEAVAGDIASVGKLATAQPGDVLYDPDHPVPLDRWPTPTPLLPVAIEAHTRTDDDKLSQALSRLASEDPALRVEQNPETHQLALWCTGEAHAALVLERLRTRHGVQVDTVEHRVPLKETFAGPAKGHGRLVKQSGGHGQYAVVDVEVEPLPVGSGVVFAEKVVGGAVPRQFIPSVEKGVYAQAEKGVTTGYPLVDVQVTLVDGKAHSVDSSDAAFQAAAGLALRDAAAHSTVRVLEPVAAVRVIVPEEYLGAVLGDLSARRGRVLGTESPEPGVALLRAEVPELELGRYPVELRAITQGTADFARQYLRHEPMPENLAARYGESD, from the coding sequence ATGCCCGATCGCTCCGCAGCACGCAGCCGGCAGGCACCGACCGCCGACAGTCCCGACCGGATCCGCAACGTTGCCCTGGTGGGGTGCAGCGGCTCCGGGAAAACCACCCTCACCGAGTCCCTCGCCGTCGCAGCGGGCGCCGTCGGGCGCGCCGGGCGCGTGGCCGAGGGCACCACGGTGTCCGACTACGAGGAGATCGAGCAGCGCCACCGCCGGTCGGTGCAGCTGTCCGTCGTGCCCCTCGAATGGAACGACATCAAGATCAACCTGATCGACACACCGGGACATCCCGACTTCGACGCCGAGGTCCGCGCCGGTCTCCACGCCGCCGACGCGGCGATCTTCGTCGTCTCCGCCACCGATCCCATCAGCGCCGCGACCCGCGCGCTCTGGCGCGAATGCGACGACGAGGCGATCCCCCGCGCGATCGTGGTGAACAAACTCGACGTCGCCCGGCACAGCTTCGACGACATGCTCACCGACTGCCACGACGCCTTCGGTCTGGGACCGGACACCCTCCGGGCCATGTTCTATCCCGTCTACGACGGCGACCGCCCGATCGGGTCGATGGGTCTGCTGACGGGCCGCAGCTACGGCGAACCCGGTCCGTGCCCGGTGTCCACCGAGGCGCGCGAGAGTCTCGTGGAGGCCATCTCCGGCCAGGACGACACACTCATGGAGCGGTTCATCGCCGGCGAGCAACTCGACACGGCCTCCCTGCAGGAAGGACTCACCCGCGAGATCCTGGCGTGCACCCTGCACCCGGCCGTCCCCGCCGACGAGACGGGGATCGGCGCCGTCGAATTGCTCGAGTTGATCACCACCGGTTTCCCGGCACCGACGCAGCGCGGTCGTGGTGCACCGCCGTGCGATCCGGACGGTCCGCTCGCCGCGCAGGTCGTGCGCGTGGCCGGCGACTCCTATGTCGGGCGGATCAGCCTGGTGCGCGTCTACTCCGGCACGCTGCGACCCGACACGATCGTCGCGCTGGCCGACGGCGACCGCGACAGCCGCGAACGCATTCCCGCCCTGACGAGCCCGTTCGGCAAGCAACAGCGCCCGGTCGGCGAGGCCGTGGCGGGAGACATCGCCTCCGTCGGGAAGCTCGCGACGGCACAACCCGGCGACGTCCTGTACGACCCCGACCATCCGGTCCCGCTCGACCGGTGGCCGACCCCGACTCCCCTGCTCCCCGTCGCGATCGAGGCACACACCCGCACCGACGACGACAAGCTGTCCCAGGCCCTGTCGCGCCTCGCCTCCGAAGATCCCGCGCTGCGCGTCGAGCAGAATCCCGAGACCCATCAGCTCGCGCTGTGGTGCACGGGTGAGGCGCACGCCGCACTGGTCCTCGAACGGTTGCGCACCCGGCACGGTGTCCAGGTCGACACGGTCGAGCATCGGGTGCCGCTGAAGGAGACCTTCGCCGGCCCCGCGAAAGGCCACGGCAGACTCGTCAAACAGTCCGGCGGGCACGGCCAGTACGCGGTCGTCGACGTCGAGGTCGAACCACTTCCGGTGGGCAGCGGGGTCGTCTTCGCCGAGAAGGTGGTGGGCGGTGCGGTTCCGCGCCAGTTCATCCCGTCCGTGGAGAAGGGCGTGTACGCGCAGGCCGAGAAGGGCGTGACGACGGGATATCCGCTCGTCGACGTGCAGGTCACCCTGGTCGACGGCAAGGCCCACTCGGTGGATTCGTCCGATGCTGCATTCCAGGCGGCAGCCGGGCTGGCCCTGCGGGATGCGGCCGCGCACAGCACCGTTCGCGTACTCGAACCGGTCGCCGCCGTGCGGGTGATCGTGCCCGAGGAGTATCTCGGCGCGGTCCTCGGCGATCTGTCGGCCCGGCGCGGACGGGTGCTCGGCACCGAATCCCCCGAGCCGGGTGTCGCCCTGCTGCGCGCGGAGGTTCCCGAACTCGAACTCGGCCGCTATCCGGTCGAATTGCGGGCGATCACGCAAGGCACCGCCGATTTCGCCCGCCAGTATCTGCGGCACGAACCGATGCCCGAGAACCTCGCGGCCCGATACGGCGAGTCGGACTGA
- a CDS encoding maleylpyruvate isomerase family mycothiol-dependent enzyme, protein MNTTALRHAEADKPLTDVISSLRDTDWDVQSPCEGWTARDVLAHIIDTQRDFFAGRGVEVGERPDTDRPAEAWRTHTARIAEILADDTLVSTTYDGYFGPTTVGATFEQFYIWDMLVHRWDIARSAGIGATFSAAELDRMEAGADSFGDALYMDGVCAPAVPAPEDADRTTRILAKMGRRTAASIG, encoded by the coding sequence ATGAATACAACAGCACTGCGACACGCAGAGGCCGACAAGCCGCTCACCGACGTGATCTCGTCGCTCCGCGACACCGACTGGGACGTGCAGTCGCCGTGTGAGGGGTGGACGGCACGCGACGTCCTGGCCCACATCATCGACACGCAGCGGGACTTCTTCGCCGGACGCGGCGTCGAGGTGGGCGAGCGGCCCGATACCGACCGTCCTGCCGAGGCGTGGAGGACGCACACGGCACGCATCGCCGAGATCCTCGCCGACGACACACTCGTCTCGACGACCTACGACGGATACTTCGGGCCGACCACGGTGGGCGCGACCTTCGAGCAGTTCTACATCTGGGACATGCTCGTGCACCGCTGGGACATCGCGCGCAGCGCCGGGATCGGTGCGACCTTCTCGGCCGCCGAACTCGACCGGATGGAGGCCGGCGCCGACAGTTTCGGCGACGCGCTCTACATGGACGGTGTCTGTGCTCCGGCCGTGCCGGCTCCCGAGGACGCGGACCGTACGACCCGGATCCTCGCGAAGATGGGGCGCCGCACGGCCGCGTCGATCGGTTAG
- a CDS encoding beta-class carbonic anhydrase, which translates to MTVTEEFLKNNETYAAGFSGPLPLPPSKHIAIVACMDARLDVYRALGIEEGQAHVIRNAGGAVTDDVIRSLTISQRLLGTTEIVLVHHTDCGMLTFTDDEFTRAVQDDTGIRPAWAPESFRDPHEDVRQSLRRIETSPFVTKTTSLRGFVFDVATGKLEETVPAA; encoded by the coding sequence ATGACCGTCACCGAGGAATTCCTGAAGAACAACGAGACCTACGCGGCCGGCTTCTCCGGCCCGCTGCCGCTCCCGCCCAGCAAGCACATCGCGATCGTGGCGTGCATGGACGCCCGGCTCGACGTGTACCGGGCGCTCGGCATCGAAGAGGGCCAGGCCCATGTGATCCGCAACGCCGGCGGAGCCGTGACCGACGACGTGATTCGCTCGCTCACGATCAGCCAGCGACTCCTCGGCACCACCGAGATCGTGCTGGTCCACCACACCGACTGCGGCATGCTGACCTTCACCGACGACGAGTTCACGCGCGCGGTGCAGGACGACACAGGTATCCGCCCGGCCTGGGCGCCGGAGTCCTTCCGCGACCCGCACGAGGACGTGCGCCAGTCGCTGCGCCGCATCGAGACGAGCCCGTTCGTCACGAAGACCACCTCGCTGCGCGGGTTCGTCTTCGACGTGGCCACCGGCAAGCTCGAGGAGACCGTGCCCGCCGCCTAG
- a CDS encoding PPOX class F420-dependent oxidoreductase yields MPADESSLEALFPPTGVVALATIKRDGRPQLSNITYRYESATRTFSVSITDDRAKTRNMRRDPRVSLFVDSDDKWSYAVAEGEAELSPVAADPHDDTVEQLVELYRAVQGEHPDWNDFRAAMVADRRLLLRVRVSRFYGFAR; encoded by the coding sequence ATGCCGGCCGACGAGAGCTCACTCGAAGCCCTGTTCCCGCCCACCGGAGTCGTCGCGCTCGCGACGATCAAGCGCGACGGACGACCCCAACTGTCGAATATCACCTACCGGTACGAGTCCGCGACCCGCACGTTCTCCGTCTCCATCACCGACGACCGGGCGAAGACCCGGAACATGCGCCGCGACCCGCGTGTGAGCCTGTTCGTCGACTCCGACGACAAGTGGTCCTATGCCGTCGCGGAGGGCGAGGCCGAACTGTCGCCGGTGGCGGCCGATCCCCACGACGACACCGTCGAACAGCTCGTCGAGTTGTATCGGGCGGTGCAGGGCGAGCATCCGGACTGGAACGACTTCCGGGCCGCGATGGTCGCCGATCGCAGGTTGCTGCTGCGCGTGCGGGTCTCCCGCTTCTACGGCTTCGCGCGCTGA
- a CDS encoding helix-turn-helix domain-containing protein: protein MKPDGGDPLGGRDDTDRVGGRDDTERAHLKDPHDASHTIHRYPAAPDLTDLMQRYWIPVWSVPAGREAPQRVLRYPVCQLVVAHDYARFYGVEHGLSTVTLTGEGWAVGSMLSPATGALITGTSLAAFTDRAVDLADVLGHAGSRLITRVREAMAHDPDSRESHRAATEAFDDVLRAYLPIDEEGRLVNRVVAFVEENSDVLRVEQVRAEFGLSERALQRLVQRRIGLTPKWLIQRRRLQEAAGRLCEKPGSLSEVAAVLGYADQPHFVRDFARVVGMTPGAFAARYGGG from the coding sequence ATGAAACCCGACGGCGGCGACCCTCTCGGCGGTCGCGACGACACCGACCGTGTCGGCGGTCGCGACGACACCGAACGTGCCCACCTGAAGGATCCGCACGACGCCTCGCACACCATCCACCGCTATCCCGCCGCGCCCGACCTCACGGATCTGATGCAGCGATACTGGATTCCCGTCTGGTCGGTGCCGGCCGGCCGGGAGGCACCCCAACGGGTGCTGCGCTATCCGGTCTGTCAACTGGTGGTCGCACACGACTATGCACGCTTCTACGGTGTCGAGCACGGACTGTCCACGGTCACCCTCACCGGCGAGGGCTGGGCGGTCGGGTCCATGCTCAGCCCGGCGACCGGTGCCCTGATCACCGGCACCTCGCTCGCGGCGTTCACCGACCGGGCGGTCGACCTCGCCGACGTCCTCGGACATGCCGGGTCGCGTCTGATCACGCGGGTGCGCGAGGCGATGGCGCACGACCCGGACTCTCGCGAGTCGCACCGCGCCGCGACGGAGGCGTTCGACGACGTGCTGCGCGCCTATCTGCCGATCGACGAGGAGGGGCGACTCGTCAACCGGGTGGTGGCGTTCGTCGAGGAGAACTCCGACGTCCTGCGGGTCGAGCAGGTGCGGGCGGAGTTCGGCCTCAGTGAGCGCGCGCTGCAACGTCTCGTCCAGCGACGGATCGGGCTGACCCCGAAGTGGCTGATCCAGCGACGGCGACTGCAGGAGGCCGCCGGTCGCCTGTGCGAGAAGCCCGGATCGTTGTCGGAGGTCGCCGCGGTCCTCGGTTACGCCGACCAGCCGCATTTCGTCCGGGATTTCGCGAGGGTCGTGGGCATGACGCCGGGCGCGTTCGCGGCTCGCTACGGCGGTGGATGA